The proteins below are encoded in one region of Oncorhynchus nerka isolate Pitt River linkage group LG15, Oner_Uvic_2.0, whole genome shotgun sequence:
- the LOC115143142 gene encoding PAK4-inhibitor inka1-like, producing MLEKKRIRQSHYTSQCAFSPEDSYQELCAKLTYLWEHINPLWIHVKLDATCHIKCVNCDGHSEINKMLCLRDSGDCLRDQMHYMMRSLQDLKHLRRTCPAAAPAAPAITPATTLVHRSAVARACYQRALQRERRTRLRISDASTASTYDSACCLASPLEEEEGAGSRLGLGLGLGLTSPSSEKSLEFDSGYSEASWQDEAVVLRRTRNVRVSSSACLRTNQAPSGLVRPKSTSDACLERWTSFEASDPEDWTTSLLTRGRNRQPLVLGDNSFADLIQNWMDLPDCPEPAELKPISGFLVNMRRKIAGMSKSVEGRVRMRSSDSSSHVSRTAMAPKRLSCPLGVQAPAPRQSPFFHQSHSGLHELDTDFYQFTALMKTGSRQPIICNNIISYI from the exons ATGCTGGAAAAGAAACGAATCAGACAAAGTCACTACACTTCACAGTGCGCCTTCAGTCCGGAGGATTCATACCAAGAGCTGTGCGCAAAATTGACTTACTTATGGGAACATATCAACCCTTTATGGATTCATGTCAAACTGGATGCAACGTGCCATATCAAAT GCGTTAATTGTGACGGTCACtctgaaataaataaaatg CTGTGTCTGCGTGACTCTGGAGATTGCCTGCGGGACCAGATGCACTACATGATGAGGTCCCTGCAGGACTTGAAACACCTGAGAAGGACCTGCCCTGCTGCTGCCCCTGCTGCTCCTGCCATCACCCCTGCCACCACCCTGGTCCACCGCTCTGCAGTGGCACGAGCCTGCTATCAGAGGGCACTGCAGCGGGAGCGCCGTACCCGCCTGCGCATCTCTGACGCCAGTACGGCCAGCACCTACGACTCAGCCTGCTGTCTGGCCAGTcctctggaggaggaggagggtgcagGCAGCCGGCTGGGTCTGGGCCTTGGCCTGGGTCTGACCTCCCCCAGCAGTGAGAAGAGTCTGGAGTTTGACTCTGGCTACTCTGAGGCCTCCTGGCAGGACGAGGCCGTGGTGCTCAGGAGGACCAGGAACGTACGGGTGTCCTCCTCCGCCTGCCTCCGAACCAACCAGGCTCCCAGTGGCCTGGTCCGGCCCAAATCCACATCAGACGCCTGCCTGGAGAGGTGGACCTCATTCGAGGCCAGCGACCCAGAGGACTGGACCACGTCACTGCTGACACGGGGACGGAACAGGCAACCTCTGGTACTGGGGGACAACAGCTTTGCTGACCTCATACAGAACTGGATGGATCTACCGGACTGCCCTGAACCAGCAGAACTGAAGCCCATCTCTGGCTTCTTGGTCAACATGAGGCGGAAAATAGCTGGGATGTCAaagagtgtagaggggagggtgaggaTGAGGTCCTCAGACTCTTCTTCACATGTGAGTCGGACAGCCATGGCCCCCAAACGACTCTCCTGCCCCCTGGGGGTGCAGGCCCCTGCCCCACGCCAGTCCCCCTTCTTCCACCAGTCCCACTCTGGCCTGCATGAACTAGACACAGACTTCTATCAGTTCACTGCCCTCATGAAGACTGGCAGCAGACAGCCTATTATCTGTAATAACATCATCAGCTACATCTGA